TCCTCACAGGGCCGTGATTGGGACCGGCAGCCTGCGCCGGGGAGCTCAGGCGCTGGCTCTGAGGCCCGATCTTCGGGTGGAAACACTCCGCGGAAATCTGGACACCCGGCTCCGCAAGGCCCGTGACGGAAGCTACGATGCGGTGATCCTCGCCGCTGCGGGACTCCATCGCATGGGCTGGAAGGATCGCATCACAGCCTACCTGGACCCGGATGTCTTCATCCCGGCCATCGGGCAGGGCGCTTTGGGGATCGAGGCACGGGCCGATGACCGCGAGGTTTGGGGACTTCTCCGGGGCCTCCACGACGTTTCCACGGCGTCGGCGGTGACCGCCGAACGGGCGTTCCTCAAAGAACTGGAAGGCGGATGCCAGGTTCCCATCGGGGGGCACGCGCAGGTACTCGGTGCTTCGGTTGCACTGACGGGCCTGGTGGTGTCGCTGGACGGCCGGACATTGTGTCGGGAAACCCGGCAGGCGCCTTGTGAGGAAGCGGAAAGGCTTGGACGGGAGTTGGCCCGCGAGCTGCTCGACCGAGGGGCTCGAACGATCCTGGAAGAGGTGTACCGGGGGGCGTGAGGCGGATCCGTTCGGCGGGAGTGCGCCGCCGGTTTCGATGGTCATGGGGGTTGGCGTGGCGACGGGAAAAGTCTACCTGGTTGGAGCCGGGCCCGGGGATCCGGGTCTTTTTACGTTGAGGGGTAAAGAAGTCCTCGGTGAGGCGGAGGTGGTGATCTACGACTACCTGGCCAACGAAGAGCTCCTGGCCTTCGCTTCGCCTGAGGCCGAAAAGATTTACGTGGGAAAGAAGGGCGGCGATCATACGCTGAGCCAGGAGGCTATCAACCGGCTGATGGTTGAAAAGGGCCGCGACCAGGTTGTCGTTCGGCTCAAAGGCGGCGATCCCTTTGTGTTCGGCCGGGGCGGCGAAGAAGCCGAAGAGCTGGTCGCCGCGGGCATTCCCTTCGAGGTGGTCCCGGGGGTGACGGCGGCGACGGCGGTTCCGGCCTATGCGGGCATCCCGCTGTCCCATCGGGATTTAACGGCGTCCGTGGCTTTCGTTACCGGCCATGAACGAGCGGATC
This is a stretch of genomic DNA from Desulfoglaeba alkanexedens ALDC. It encodes these proteins:
- the hemC gene encoding hydroxymethylbilane synthase, with product MNRTLRIGTRGSLLALRQSEQVKAALSAMHPELRIELKIIKTTGDKILDVPLAKVGGKGLFVKEIEEALLARQVDLAVHSMKDVPAMLPEGLGIAAVPAREDPRDVLVSGKAGTLEELPHRAVIGTGSLRRGAQALALRPDLRVETLRGNLDTRLRKARDGSYDAVILAAAGLHRMGWKDRITAYLDPDVFIPAIGQGALGIEARADDREVWGLLRGLHDVSTASAVTAERAFLKELEGGCQVPIGGHAQVLGASVALTGLVVSLDGRTLCRETRQAPCEEAERLGRELARELLDRGARTILEEVYRGA